The following coding sequences lie in one Arachis stenosperma cultivar V10309 chromosome 5, arast.V10309.gnm1.PFL2, whole genome shotgun sequence genomic window:
- the LOC130980735 gene encoding uncharacterized protein LOC130980735, producing MEGILDENPSSQDNSRPRHPTPEQQEVRNPARMASTFHRSNEHMITDPQHPEKTRDKATQIIQDLCLRVQELEGKLTDKGKYANEHGSQATSRPQSYRGRSPTRYHDRRDDRSTSRNHRHEKSPERRHSKKHHRSASHDLNRQHDSDEDPRHRHTKRTRNDHIIMGATPFTERILRAKLPKGFDKPTDMKYDGTKDPQEHLTAFEARMNLQGASDAVRCRAFPVTLAGPAIKWFNALPNGSITSFHDITRKFMAQFTTRITKAKHPISLLGVTQKQEESTRKYLDRFNDECLTVDGLTDSVASLCLTNGLMNEDFRKHLTTKPVWTMHEIQNVAKDYINDEEVSQVVAANKRQHGNPTPRHNPPPKENQRDHLKPTHRPPRIGKFSNYTPLTAPITEIYHQIADRGVIPKARPLKERTGGSKALYCDYHRGYGHKTQDCFDLKDAIEQAIRDGKLPEFAKFIREPRRANIDKSPEREGRNPRTQKPPPRENNEEDPTIIVNVITGKDVPNKSKLTMKKDLKIMAVGHHDPVTTADSTITFLPEDCQHGTSAEDAPFVISARIGTGLVRRILVDTGADSNILFRGAFDKLGLRNDNLQTHRHGVTGLGDNFLKPDGSVTLPITRGTSNQRKTILSEFVVLKDSTAYNVILGRKTINDFSAVIFTKYLLMKFRADDGTIGTIHGDREVAAECDNNSLALRKKSRDAAGIFLADLDARLDGQPRPEPEGDMEKLQIGPTKEEYTFINRNLPHDLKEELSQLLKQNRDLFAFTPADMPGISPDLMSHHLAVDPLAKPVAQRRRKMSPDRAAEVQKQVKALLEANFIRELPYTTWLANVVLVKKSNGKWRIFMDAYSGYNQIPMHRPDEEKTSFITPDGTYCYKVMPFGLKNAGATYQRLVNKIFRNLTGNKIEVYIDDMLAKTESGEQLTDDLKVIMNTLRKHQMRLNPTKCAFGMEAGKFLGFMITQRGVEANPEKCRAVLKMTSPKNLKDIQKLTGRLTALSRFLGASAQKAIPFFKLMKKGIPFKWEKECEEAFQHFKKVLTEPRILAKPQTGETLYLYLSITEETIAAALVRENEKKEQKPIYFISKVLQVTEARYSRLEKLAFALLSASR from the exons ATGGAGGGTATCTTGGACGAAAATCCATCAAGCCAAGACAACTCCCGACCACGTCATCCGACCCCAGAACAACAGGAGGTCAGGAACCCAGCCCGGATGGCCAGCACCTTCCACCGCTCAAACGAACACATGATCACAGATCCTCAACATCCCGAAAAAACAAGGGACAAAGCGACACAGATCATTCAAGATCTCTGCCTCCGAGTCCAGGAACTTGAAGGTAAACTGACCGACAAAGGAAAATACGCCAACGAACACGGAAGCCAGGCAACGTCCAGACCACAATCCTACCGCGGAAGGTCGCCAACTCGGTATCATGATAGAAGAGATGATCGTAGCACCTCGCGCAACCACCGACACGAGAAATCGCCAGAACGGCGACACAGCAAAAAACACCACCGCAGCGCATCCCACGATCTGAATCGTCAGCACGATTCGGACGAAGACCCGAGACACCGGCACACCAAGCGCACAAGAAACGACCACATCATAATGGGAGCCACGCCCTTCACGGAGAGAATCCTAAGAGCGAAACTCCCCAAAGGCTTCGACAAACCCACCGACATGAAATACGACGGAACTAAAGACCCTCAAGAACACCTAACGGCTTTCGAAGCCAGAATGAACTTGCAAGGAGCATCCGACGCGGTCCGATGCAGAGCCTTCCCTGTAACTCTTGCCGGACCAGCGATCAAATGGTTCAACGCCCTCCCGAACGGATCCATAACCAGCTTCCACGACATCACGAGAAAATTCATGGCCCAATTCACGACCCGAATCACCAAGGCCAAACACCCCATCAGCTTGCTAGGGGTCACACAAAAACAAGAAGAATCTACAAGAAAATACCTCGACCGCTTTAACGACGAATGCCTGACGGTCGACGGACTCACGGACTCCGTTGCCAGCCTCTGCCTAACTAACGGACTCATGAATGAAGACTTTCGCAAACATCTCACCACCAAACCAGTATGGACCATGCACGAAATCCAGAACGTCGCCAAAGATTACATCAACGACGAGGAGGTTAGCCAGGTCGTCGCTGCCAACAAGCGGCAGCACGGCAACCCGACTCCCCGTCATAACCCTCCACCCAAAGAAAACCAACGAGACCACCTTAAGCCGACCCACCGACCACCAAGAATAGGAAAATTCTCCAATTACACCCCCCTAACAGCACCGATTACTGAGATATACCACCAAATAGCAGATCGAGGCGTCATCCCCAAAGCCCGACCACTCAAGGAAAGAACAGGAGGAAGCAAAGCCCTCTACTGCGACTACCACCGAGGTTACGGACACAAAACACAAGATTGCTTTGACCTTAAGGACGCTATCGAACAGGCCATACGAGACGGCAAACTCCCGGAGTTCGCCAAATTCATCAGAGAGCCAAGGCGCGCCAACATCGACAAGTCACCAGAAAGAGAAGGGCGCAACCCAAGAACCCAAAAGCCGCCCCCCAGGGAAAACAACGAAGAGGATCCGACCATCATAGTGAACGTCATCACGGGCAAGGACGTACCAAACAAATCAAAGCTAACAATGAAAAAGGACCTCAAAATAATGGCCGTCGGGCACCACGACCCAGTCACCACAGCCGACAGCACGATAACTTTCTTACCGGAAGACTGCCAACACGGCACTTCGGCCGAAGACGCCCCTTTCGTCATATCGGCCCGAATCGGAACAGGGCTAGTAAGAAGAATATTGGTAGATACTGGAGCCGACTCTAACATCCTTTTCCGAGGAGCTTTCGACAAACTCGGGCTCCGCAACGACAACCTCCAAACACACCGTCACGGCGTCACGGGCCTCGGAGACAACTTCCTCAAACCAGACGGGTCGGTTACCCTTCCCATCACCAGAGGAACAAGCAATCAGAGAAAGACGATCTTGTCCGAATTCGTAGTCCTAAAGGACTCCACAGCATATAACGTCATTCTCGGGAGGAAAACAATCAACGACTTCTCCGCAGTCATTTTCACCAAATACCTCCTCATGAAGTTCAGGGCCGACGACGGCACCATCGGGACCATTCACGGAGACCGGGAAGTCGCGGCCGAATGCGACAACAATAGCTTAGCCCTAAGAAAGAAATCCCGGGACGCAGCCGGAATATTCCTTGCCGACCTAGACGCACGACTAGACGGCCAACCCAGACCGGAACCAGAAGGAGACATGGAAAAACTACAGATAGGGCCAACCAAAGAAGAATACACTTTCATCAACAGAAACCTCCCACACGACCTCAAAGAAGAACTCTCGCAACTTCTGAAACAAAACAGAGACCTATTCGCATTCACACCAGCCGATATGCCGGGaataagtcccgacctgatgtcTCACCACCTGGCAGTAGACCCCCTAGCCAAACCCGTGGCGCAAAGAAGACGGAAAATGTCACCAGACCGAGCCGCCGAGGTCCAAAAACAAGTAAAAGCCCTACTCGAAGCCAACTTCATCCGAGAACTCCCTTACACGACCTGGCTAGCCAACGTCGTACTAGTTAAAAAGTCCaacgggaagtggcgaat cttcatggacgcatattccGGCTACAACCAGATCCCGATGCACCGACCAGACGAAGAAAAGACATCATTCATCACCCCAGACGGAACCTACTGCTATAAAGTAATGCCCTTCGGCTTGAAAAACGCCGGAGCCACCTACCAGCGACTCGTTAACAAGATATTTCGCAACTTAACCGGAAACAAAATAGAAGTCTACATCGATGATATGCTCGCCAAAACAGAATCCGGTGAGCAACTAACCGACGATCTAAAGGTCATAATGAACACCTTGCGAAAGCACCAAATGCGACTCAACCCAACAAAGTGCGCTTTCGGAATGGAAGCAGGAAAATTCCTCGGATTCATGATCACACAACGCGGAGTTGAGGCAAACCCGGAAAAATGCCGTGCCGTCCTCAAGATGACAAGTCCCAAGAACCTCAAAGATATCCAAAAGCTCACCGGCCGACTAACCGCACTATCCCGGTTCCTCGGAGCCTCGGCACAAAAGGCAATCCCTTTTTTCAAACTTATGAAAAAAGGGATTCCGTTCAAATGGGAGAAAGAATGCGAAGAAGCTTTCCAACACTTCAAAAAGGTCCTAACAGAACCTCGAATCCTCGCAAAACCTCAAACAGGGGAAACGCTATACTTGTACCTCTCCATAACGGAAGAAACAATCGCAGCAGCACTCGTCCGGGAAAACGAGAAAAAGGAACAGAAGCCCATATACTTCATAAGCAAGGTGCTACAGGTCACGGAAGCCCGTTATTCACGACTAGAAAAACTGGCTTTCGCACTCCTCTCGGCATCCCGATGA